CGGCCCCAACTAGGCGCTCGTCTTTTTCCGAGGGTCAGAAGGTTCCGAGTCGCGGGTCGAGGGGTCACGCTCGCTCGTTTTCTGACACAGGCCTCAATCAGAAACTCAGGAATGGTGAGTAACGCCATGGGATTTTTGATAACAGGAGTTATCATTAAGCTAAAGTTGAAAATTAAACTAGTGTTGAATTGTTGTAGATCATTCTAACGTTGAGCATGAAAGTAAATCCTACTGAAGGTGCAGATGTTTGTGAGATTAAAGTAACGTCCACTGTTGGCTGAACGCCGCCAATTTAGTTTTGAgcaaagaagaaataaatgcaAGTTAATTCAAAAGatgcattttaaaattaaaacttgaaaaacaaaccttttatATACAGTTGAGCAACATTTTAACttgaaggtgtgtttttaatcatttgagaAGCAAGCAATTAAAAAATTCTATGGTCTTTaccaatgttttctttaaaagttgTGATTTAGCTGAAATCAGACtttgttatcattattatttattttttatttttatgctgGTCTGATCTCAGGACTAATGTGACCCTTCAGTTTTGTTCAAACGCAACATAAGCTGGCCTGAAATCAAACTTACCTGTGGTGACACCTTCATAATCTAAGACTTTTTCTTGCTGCTCTCAGATATAATTAAGTTGTGTTCTCTCCTCAGAGGCTTCATCTTTCCCGCTGATCTCACAGGTTCCCATTTTGAGTTAAccctctgtttctctgctttgtttctctcctctcttttctttacTGATTATGCAAAGGAGATGGCCGCAGAAAAATCACCATAATAATAGAGGATCCGGTAGCAGGTTGGCAGTACAGTCTTACTGTACTCCATCACTTGAACCCCCCcatcccacccccccccccctatttTTATTGCACTGCATGATGATGAATGCTCTTCATTCCTCTCATTTCCAGTTGTCTCAAGTTTATCATCTGtgcgttttttttgtttgttttttttgaggtCATACCGATGAGACGCATCCatgatttaatgttttgttttccttttgcatCTATTTTTGTATTCCCTGATTGAAACACATTCAAAGAATGAGAGtcctaaaaatgtaaaaatgtatacTTTATTAATAGTATGACTGGAATGTTCTGGTTGGAATGTAAAGTTACTTATTGAAATTTAAATTCGCACAAAGTGGCTGTCTCTTCTTGTTATACATGTGAGGGTAGTTGCAATGAAATTCTGCACTCCAATGCAGTcagtttttatcattaaatGCTTTATAGACGGTCACTAAATGTCTAAATACAATTTTTTAACCCTAAAATTTGAATTATATTTTGACACTACAAgacagtttgtaaaaaaaaaaaaaaaaaaaaaaaaaaaaaaaaaaaaattacatcatTACATGCTCATTATATAGTGGAGGCTCTTGCGAAGTGGTTTAACCCTGACCAAATGACTTACTTAACCGTGTATATTGAGTGGAtttaaaccttttcttttttctggtgTCACAATCATCATCCTCCGTTTTGTTTCTGTATGTGATAAATTGATCCATCTCTCTGATATGTTCATGAGAAGCAGTTCAGATCCAGGTTTAAAAAGCTGTTCTTTTGATGCATGATCCCATGACTCATTTAGAAGGTGTCCTGTGTCCACTTTAGCTACCCTCTCAttttaatgatgaaaatatatttaatatgtTGTTTTGTTCCAGAATCGGCAGGCGAGAGCTGCTGCATGAACGACTATGGCCCTCTCTCATCTCAATACCACGATGCCAGCACATCCGGCTCTTTTTACATGGAGTCCCGTAAGTTCCCTTCAGTGTGTTGGGATTTGAAGGATTAACATTAATGGTGGTGGGAAATATAACAGCATGCATATGCGGAGTCCTCAATTCTCTGATTTACTCTTGATGAATAAAACTATGAACAGTTGCCAAGAAGGGTTTATTGAAAGGACATGTCACTTGATAAATGTCATAACTGCTCCATAAAGATGAAACTCTGGACTTTGAATGAggctttttatgtttgtgtcaTTGTTAACTCTTTATTTCATCCTAATGCTTAACAATAAAGTTCCCCTTTGGACTAACTGTAGCTGTAATATTCTTCCCTCATGTTTTGAATAGTTATGGCAGTTGTAAATCTATTCATGTCACAGGTGCGATTTTGTTATTTAATATTATGTTTTCATATTGATCTCGTCTTTCTAAAACCAAAACAGTGCCTTTAGTGTTGGTGTGTTTTGATGGATCGTCTCCAGAGTTGCCACAGTGGATGATGGGACTTCCTTTTAGGGTTAGGCACAGGTTTTAAGACATATACTCCTCCTGGCACAGTTTGAGGTGTTGAAAGTGTTAAAGTCCTTGCTTGGCTTACTTTTGACTTGTTGACTTTGAGATACAAAGCAGCAAATTTCTGGATAAAGTCTTTCTTCCCTCACCTTTTTCACTACTCCCccaaaattataaaaaaaaaaaaacaatgaccgAAAGTTAATTACATTTATAAACATTTACTCTGTCAGTTTTATGTTTTGATGTTTAGttgtggggctttttttttttttttttgctggtttcAGATGGGTCCCAGTACAGCAGTGCTCCAGATGGGATGTTCAGGAAGCCGTTGGAGGGACAGAGCCTCATCAGCTATCTGTCAGAGCAGGACTTTGGCAGCTGCGCTGATCTGGAAAAGGTCAGGACTTAACCCAGGCTCTTTGAGTACAGTTTCCATTTGCACTGTTGCTCTCATAGTGAtgctttaaaagaataaaagctttcaaaatgtaaaagttGATTATGAGATCAGCTAGGGGAAAATAAGagtatccttttttttttccttgcctgACTCTTAATTACCTGGATTTTCTGCAGGAAAACgcacatttcagcatttcagagTCCCTCATCGCCGCCATTGAGCTGATGAAGTACAACCTGCAACgtcgggaggaggagggcgaggaggacggagacagcGATTGTGAGATTCAGCAGCTCAAGCAGAAAATTCGACTGCGGAGGCAGCAGATCCGACGCAGCCGTCTGCCGCCGTGCTCCTCCAACCAACACAGTAAGTAGTCAGCACCAGTTGGATTAAAAGATGCACTATTGTCTCAAGGAATTTCTGGCATATAAAGACATTTGTCCTGTTAAAAGCCAAGATGAGTAAAACCTGAAGAGACATTTGCATGTATTCTGTCAGTCACTTACAGTGTGACATGATACCACTTTTCCTTTTATCTTTGGTTGCAAATTAGAATTACCTCCAGCAAGAAAGTAAGAATTGCATACGCGCTGTATCAGATCTTAATGGGCTCATAAGCCTTAGCTTATGAGATGATGTCCAACCGTCTACCTTTCACTGTAAGAACTAGATTGAAAGAAATCTGCAAATATGCAGTGATTGTTTCATTTGACACagcttgtctctgtctcttagGTTTCCActtgactgacagcagcagctccaggaggagCTCCCAGGACTCGTACCAGGGCCTGTCTGACTCCGGCTCAgccgaggaggtggaggagtgtgagCTACGAGGTAGAGAGAGGGAAGAAGGCAACATGGGGGGTGGGGTGGCGAAGTGGGGGGGTATTCATGCTGGAAAACGAGATTATCTTTAAGATTTTCAGCATTAACTGACCTGCTTGTTGCACAGATGTCTCTTTATTTTATAATGAGAGCGCCAGCTCACGAGTCACATGACAGTTCTGCATTCCACAAGTTAATGTTTAAGGGTTTAATCTCACAGAATCGGTTATGTAGTCCGATTTTGTGGGTTATTTCAAATTCAAGGTGTTCAGTGAAGCTTGTAAAGATTTCCTTTGAGTTATCAAGTTGTTTATCACTTCAAGTCATAGCTCCTTTCACATCCTCATTGCCACACTGACGGCTCATCATGTCACGTTTCGCCATGACTCACAACCATAAACATCAGAGTCCGGTGGTCACAGTGTGTTACTGCATGGTGCTTTAGGGTTTAAACCTATATAGCTTGAAGTCTTGTGATTCATCACATGAAAGCACTGATATGCGTTTACTGATTTTAAATGGTTTTTTTGGTTAAAGACTactttctttgtctctgcagcatGTCTGTGTTCTGTATTGGGAAAATGTGTTGCATGACACGACTTTTAGTAGCCGTGTACTTTGCTTAtgggtttttctgtgtgtgtctacacCTGGGACTGTATTAATGTATTActtatatgcacacacacacacacacacacaccacatacacaaCAAGCATGTATCCACATAGCAGCGCAGCACGGTGTTCCTTGGTGAAGCAGGCCCACTTCTCAGTGGAGTGTTAAAATGTCTGTGCTTGTGGTGATGGTAGTGTTGAGTCCCAGTTTCTGTCTCTCAGATGGCTGTGAGGGTCAGTCCCTGCTGGCGGTGTCTCAGAACGGCCTTTCCTTGTCACTCGCCTCCCTCTTCTCAGGTATCTGCAGGCCGGACTGGTGGGCCAGCGCCCCCCGCCCTCATCTAGACTCTTTACTGTGGCCGTGCTCTTGTGAGACGAGGCTGGCGGCTTGGCTCTAAACTGAAAGCTCTacctttttaaataaaactgtctCTTCcatctgtgtttatttatttatttatttatttttgtagctattttttctgtttggttcattttaaatgattaaTGATAATTTTACGGTTTCATTTGAACCAGTCTTTATCACTTGCAGTTATCAAACTTCTGCCACCTTCAAAACGTTTTGCTGATGATAATCTTTTTTTAGGTTAGAACAATGAGACAATGCAAAATGACAATGAACAATTCTAACTCACAGTAAAATTTAGTAAACATACAAGGAAGAAATAAACTTAACTTCACTAGATTATCATAGGAAACGAGAGTAGTTTGCagttaaaaatgtaatgaaaattaCATTACCAAGTTGAATTTGGAACTATTAGAATCCTTGAtcgtttaaaaataaaatcttacCTGCTCTTCGTAGAAATATGTCTATTTATTtgttgaaacatttcatacagctgCTATCTTTTGGTGGCTGACGAAGTGTTTTCAGTCCAGTATCTTGCGACGCCCTCTCAGTTTGGAGATGAGCCAGCCGTTTCTGCGCCTCATGTGAACTGTGCGcttgtctgtttgtgttggtgtgtttctcCGTGCTCCAGGGTTTTGGTGGCGCAGGAGGACAAATGTGCTCTCACTTGTCAGAATTTAGGGAGCCTCATGGGGAAAAAACCAACCAGCTATTAAGTGGCATCATGTAGCTACAGTCAGGTCACGGTTAACACTTATTCATCCATCAGTTCACCCATTTCTCATTATTTGTAAATGTGTCCTTTGAGGAGGTGTGATTGTTTTCACATGCATTTTCCACCTCTGGTCCTTTCGCTACTAGAAGTCAACTCTGTCAGGTTTACCCTTTTCTGTTATATATCGCTTTATAACACTTTAAGGAAACATAATCAGCCCCCCAAAATTCAGTTGACTGATTCCTACTTCTCTTCTTTTGGGGATGTTTCCGAAAAGCCCCCCTAGCCCCCCTAAATCAGCCAATTTACTGATTTTTGCTGTGTGCTGTTGATTCTAATCAAAATTGTGTTTAACAATCTGCTTGAATTATCCGAATAAAGATAACCGTAATTAGACCTCATTCACAAAAATATGATTACTCTGAGACGGTATTTAATCCTGTCTGACATTTAAATCAAGCCAGGATTTCATAACCATATATATCGGTCATTTGATTTATGCATCGCTTTAGTTCATGCTACTttgcagctgtttttatttgtcatgCCCTAAAACTCTGAATATAATGTGCACTTCATGTTATCAAACCAAACTGCAGGCAGTCTCCTGCTCTGCCAAACCTctgctgcttgtgtttgtgtttcagtgttgctTCTGCAGCTTTAGATCGAAATATAGAAAAGAAGTCTGTCTTTCTGGCTTTCATTGCATGCTGTGTGCtggattgattttaaaacaaGCTTGTGCTGAACAAgaattgagttttattttgtttgcgTATTTGTGCTTACCCCTTTAAAGCGATATCCTCCTCCTATTGAAAGACTTCAAATTAGCAGTATTTCCACTGTCAGCATTGAGCGCCGTTTTACTGTAGCAGATGATATGTAGTGGATGACATCATGCCCTTTggccttttatttatttttgctgaagctttttttttcccttttatttatGCATCAATCATGTAGTTAGTTCTTAACTAATGCATTTTGATAGAAATAACTTTGTACAAGACTAAGTATAACTGCTAAATAGAAGAGGTTTTCCTCGCTGTGTATCGCCCACTGCTTTGTAGTCAAATCTTCTATTGCTGTGTCTTCTAGATGCAGACATAAAGCGCAGCGTAAGCTCCAGCGGCAGGTCTTTTCTCAGCTCAGAGTCCATGTAAGTAGAAATTTCAACAAcactggtggggggggggggggtggaaagCTTTTTCAGGggtcttaattttttttctgcaatttcGAACTTTATAAATTTAGCAATGATTTTAACCAAACTGTAAATTTTGTAGATGAACACTCTGAAACCTGTTGACCTGATTTTAAACATACTTTTCTTTGCGTGTGTTTTagctctccctccttcctccagtcGAACTCGGCTGAGTCAGTCGCCATGGGTTTACTCAGGCAGTTCGAGGGCATGCAGCTTCCTGCAGCGTCTGAGCTCGACTGGCTGGTCCCTGAGCATGATGCTCCACAGAAGGTACTGCACTTgtgttaaaaacactgaaggagTTTAGAGGATTTTAAAACCCTTTTTAATTTTCCCACGTGTAGTTGCAGCTGAACAGCAAAAGTGAACTTTGGTCTCACTGTTTCTCAGCTGCTGCCCATACCAGACTCTCTGCCAATTTCTCCTGATGACGGGGAACACGCGGACATCTACAAGCTGAGGATTCGTGTTCGAGGTAACCTGGAATGGGCTCCTCCTCGACCACAGATCATCTTCAACATTCATCCTGCCTCCAAGTGAGTCCATATGAGGCTTTTCCGGGCCAGACTTTCTTCTTCCGTTAGCATTAGTCTTTAGTTCCTGATTTGAGCTTCTATTGTTGAATCATTACATACTGTTGAATCATCTGTGTGTAGTGAACACACATGGATCAGTgcttaaatattacatttttctgGCTAAGATGTCAACAGTTACTGTGCAGTTGATTGGATGAAGCTTGAGGGAGGGAATCAAAGAGCTCAGGTGACATCTTTTCAGAAGTGGAAACAGGGACTGATAGCACGTTGTGATAACTACGTTGGAGTTGAAATATAAACAAGAGCATTTCGAACAGCTCATAAATATGGCTGGGGAAATGGTCCCagtgggcacgtttacatgggccACGTATAATCGGCTTATAtggtggagcggattgtaaatttgtcatgtaaacgtccgagtggatccgcttcactcggagcgaattgtatttcggagccgattgtacaaggtggtctacaccgatcgacactccgctccgtgtctcataaacgccgcctgacagcggagcggattaaatgggggattatttgttccgcacATGCGCGTCCCCGTACGTAATGACGTGGTGatgtgcgcagtaaacgggaagcaggacagtcaaaaacaagcagaagaactcgaCGGGGGttgaaaatcacttttttaaataaaagatcagagagagaaaaccactggagaggcgagatggaagcaaatcgcgcaacagtGAGTTTTTGAAAGAGTTCcgtagcagaatacgagcgatcgctcGGCCAGTGTTATGGATTAAcaggttcccgtgttaacgaatgaggGAGGacgtctgtgtaaacacatgctgataacagcagttgttaaagtgaGACTCAGAAAAGACTTCAAAacatatacactcactgtaactgtcgataaccgatgGTCGCCAGAACGACTTCATGTTTCAgtcatctgttggtcacaagttatcacgggcaccagttaattcgaaacatcggcatgcggagcagagcacacaccgagacgtgccgctCGTCGCGGCGGTGCtccggccaggggagcagccgctccttcagcagcgtatcgtggagatgttgggacattatttgagcagatatcagcggataaaaactctctgctcggcgctgaggactgctgctgcagacctcAAAGCTCCTCGAGAGACTTTGTGCACGTGTCACAGGACGCTGcgtaatccgcttcacccagggtccttgtaaacgaggattcatcgtggatcgctttgtaagACATCCATGTATACACGtgcgtttaatacgattgtttacaatcggattgaaaaaacacccatgtaaactgggccagtgaGAAACCTcagtttcaaaagaaaaaaacggtGTGAAGCCAATCACAAGTATTGTTTTATGTTCTAAATGTTGATCCCCTCACAGATGTACTCAGTGCTCCGTTGACTGATGCAGACAGTGGTTTTTAGTTGTAAATAATGAGTTATTTCGTTTATTCGAGCCACCTTTTCAACcactttatttttgttaattgcTATTAAcgttctgtctctgttttcagGAGAAAGACAGTCGTGGCCAAGCAGAACTACCGTTGTGCTGGCTGTGGCACCCGAATCGATCCAGGTACTGTCAGCAATCACTTCTACAGAACTGGAAGCAATAGAGAACCTTTTTTCTGTTGTCCATAACCACATTTTCTTAAAAAGTAGGCATATATGCTTGTACGATGCATCTAATATTTAAGTAGTGAAAGGTTTTTATAtttaccgttttttttttttttctttcttctaaaCCAAAGTGTCCACCATAAAGAGTGTCTTTTGTATGTATTATTTTCCCTTTGGACCTGTACGGTTCAGCAGACCTTTTGAACGAGTCAAAGTCTGACGATTTGATATTTGACGTTTCGCAGTAATGTTGACCCGGGTTTAAATCACAAGTGATGGATTGTGTCCaccatcatgatgatgatgttttGACGTCATTGAGCCGAGTCAGCATTAACCAGATTGACCAGAGTCCGACCTGTTATTAACATTAGAAGGTGGGCAGACTGGCTCAATGTCAAACACCTTCACATTAATCCCACGCCTTCTAAAGGGCATTATATTTAATGAATTGCccagtgtgtgtggaaatgGCTCACGAAAATGCTATGCAGCGATCTGGAGGTTTCTTCTGTGGCTCCTACTCttacttcagtgtttctgtggacTGTTCCCACCTCAGATTATATCAGGCGACTGCGTTACTGTGAATACCTCGGCCGCTACTTCTGCCAGTGCTGCCATGAAAACGCCCAGGCGGTGGTTCCCGGCAGAGTCCTGAGGAAGTGGGACTTCGGCAAATACTATGTGAGCAACTTTGCCCGAGACCTGCTGAGCAAGATTGCGGGAGATCCCCTGTTCAACCCCAACGATATCAACAGTGGCCTCTACAAGAAGGTTAAAGCTCTGGGAACTGTACGGGTGAGTGTCGAAGCAACACTGGAGTAGAAGCTCAGTCAAGGTGATGCTGAAGAAAACTAAATTAGCTTGAGAAAATTTAATTGTATGCCGGCTTTGGTAGATGTACCATCAGTTCTTTAGGAAAAACTTTTTCAGGTTGACTTTTGTttagcttaattttttttaaaatctttttttaggATTTTAGGGTACAACTATTTCACATGAAGAATCTCTTCAAGACCTGCCGTTTTGCAAAAGAGTAAGACACAtgcattttttctttgattttacaGTGATTTTGCCCATTAACCAATTGTTAATTCTTTGAGCTGAAATTGATTTGTCTCTGCATCTGTGGCCTCAGGGTGCTCGAGCAGTTCGACCTGGTGCCGGGTCACCTGACTGAGGACCTTCACCTCTTCTCCCTCAACGACCTCACTGCTGTACGCAACGGGACCCTGGCCACCCGActcaaagagctgctgaaacTTGGTACCCTCCATGTAGCTGGCTGTGTGGTACGATAAGGATCTACTTTTATTTATATCTTTGTGCTGTTCTCTGATTCTTCTATTTATCTGACGATTATCTTCTGATCTTTTTTCAGCTGTGCCAGGCAAAGGGCTTTGTGTGCGAATTTTGTGGGAACGACAAAGACATCATCTTCCCCTTCCAGCTGAGCAAGTGCCAGCGGTGCGAAGGTGAGCCCTCTCTTCTGGTAACGGGCCCGAGCAACTCAAAAgcccccttccccctcccctccgttGCCCTTGCCTGGGAGGACTTGAAGATCTCAAAGCCTCGCAATTTGGCAGAGTTCCTCTACCAATGCATGATCGAGGGAGAGGGCGGGGAGGAAGAACtagatcaggaggaggaggagggggcagaaCTGTCTgacaaaacagaagagaaacatAAAAAGAGGAGAATATTTCAAGGTTTTAGTCCTGCAAAACTGGTCAAAGCTTTTTCAAGGGGTAAAGACGAGGATCAGGGGAGGATGGCAGGAGAGtcatcagaggaggaacagcgTAACAAAGACGGCGAGGAGAAAGACAGCGGTAAAGAAATGGGGACTGGAAACGcaagaaacaaaaaagtaaacttACTGAAGGTTTTCCAGATAGACAAGTTGCAGAGAAACATATTCAAAGCAGACAGAAGAGAAAGTGACGCAGAAACTTGCAGCAGCATGGAAAGTTTAGACGAGGCAGgacaagagaagaaaagacgCTGGAACATGTCAGGGTTAGCCAGTAGGGTCAAGAGGTTCCCAAGAATTGAGTTAAAGGATGATGggaaagcagaaatgaaagaggaagatgTAAGTGAAGTGTTCACACAAAGATCGCTGCAGGGAGAGACAGCTCAGACCGAGgccaaaactgaaacacaggaaaccgaacagctggagaaagaggGTACAGCGAAAGGAGAAAATGGTGGGAAGACAGAATTCAACACAGAGGAGAACAGCG
The window above is part of the Salarias fasciatus chromosome 23, fSalaFa1.1, whole genome shotgun sequence genome. Proteins encoded here:
- the rubcn gene encoding run domain Beclin-1-interacting and cysteine-rich domain-containing protein isoform X2, producing MEMTAEAEAEERRREHWKLLSSLKTTVEGLVSTNNPNVWSRYGGLERLHKDMNNILSHGLKNEQVYYKQRDYWPFVWCVRYISPHLASHVEQFSHLEPVLSSGMQSAGESYKAERWLLHSLQVHMLSAQLRPLLRHLGHTRKYYNDDAFLLSEPHVTAMFQCLEAVEQNNPKLLAQVDTVGLSPLKSPPCLGLLKSQSLCVLPGAGGAWPSADPTLRADPLNRRLTTSNCSLREAVETSHSPASSTGPASQPSCSTSTTSQVGSLGAPWVCVTRPGESERGTTPPPGPVSVPSISLTEAPSPPSSQPDPGDSAECDSDDGPEYLAIGNLGQRSRSESRSSTHSSEQDEIKEQTMPRSSLSAGPAPTRRSSFSEGQKVPSRGSRGHARSFSDTGLNQKLRNDGRRKITIIIEDPVAESAGESCCMNDYGPLSSQYHDASTSGSFYMESHGSQYSSAPDGMFRKPLEGQSLISYLSEQDFGSCADLEKENAHFSISESLIAAIELMKYNLQRREEEGEEDGDSDCEIQQLKQKIRLRRQQIRRSRLPPCSSNQHSFHLTDSSSSRRSSQDSYQGLSDSGSAEEVEECELRDGCEGQSLLAVSQNGLSLSLASLFSDADIKRSVSSSGRSFLSSESISPSFLQSNSAESVAMGLLRQFEGMQLPAASELDWLVPEHDAPQKLLPIPDSLPISPDDGEHADIYKLRIRVRGNLEWAPPRPQIIFNIHPASKRKTVVAKQNYRCAGCGTRIDPDYIRRLRYCEYLGRYFCQCCHENAQAVVPGRVLRKWDFGKYYVSNFARDLLSKIAGDPLFNPNDINSGLYKKVKALGTVRDFRVQLFHMKNLFKTCRFAKEVLEQFDLVPGHLTEDLHLFSLNDLTAVRNGTLATRLKELLKLGTLHVAGCVLCQAKGFVCEFCGNDKDIIFPFQLSKCQRCEDCHACYHRTCFRTGKDCPRCRRLAERRERMARKNMEEQEDEGGGT
- the rubcn gene encoding run domain Beclin-1-interacting and cysteine-rich domain-containing protein isoform X3; the protein is MEMTAEAEAEERRREHWKLLSSLKTTVEGLVSTNNPNVWSRYGGLERLHKDMNNILSHGLKNEQVYYKQRDYWPFVWCVRYISPHLASHVEQFSHLEPVLSSGMQSAGESYKAERWLLHSLQVHMLSAQLRPLLRHLGHTRKYYNDDAFLLSEPHVTAMFQCLEAVEQNNPKLLAQVDTVGLSPLKSPPCLGLLKSQSLCVLPGAGGAWPSADPTLRADPLNRRLTTSNCSLREAVETSHSPASSTGPASQPSCSTSTTSQVGSLGAPWVCVTRPGESERGTTPPPGPVSVPSISLTEAPSPPSSQPDPGDSAECDSDDGPEYLAIGNLGQRSRSESRSSTHSSEQDEIKEQTMPRSSLSAGPAPTRRSSFSEGQKVPSRGSRGHARSFSDTGLNQKLRNESAGESCCMNDYGPLSSQYHDASTSGSFYMESHGSQYSSAPDGMFRKPLEGQSLISYLSEQDFGSCADLEKENAHFSISESLIAAIELMKYNLQRREEEGEEDGDSDCEIQQLKQKIRLRRQQIRRSRLPPCSSNQHSFHLTDSSSSRRSSQDSYQGLSDSGSAEEVEECELRDGCEGQSLLAVSQNGLSLSLASLFSDADIKRSVSSSGRSFLSSESISPSFLQSNSAESVAMGLLRQFEGMQLPAASELDWLVPEHDAPQKLLPIPDSLPISPDDGEHADIYKLRIRVRGNLEWAPPRPQIIFNIHPASKRKTVVAKQNYRCAGCGTRIDPDYIRRLRYCEYLGRYFCQCCHENAQAVVPGRVLRKWDFGKYYVSNFARDLLSKIAGDPLFNPNDINSGLYKKVKALGTVRDFRVQLFHMKNLFKTCRFAKEVLEQFDLVPGHLTEDLHLFSLNDLTAVRNGTLATRLKELLKLGTLHVAGCVLCQAKGFVCEFCGNDKDIIFPFQLSKCQRCEDCHACYHRTCFRTGKDCPRCRRLAERRERMARKNMEEQEDEGGGT
- the rubcn gene encoding run domain Beclin-1-interacting and cysteine-rich domain-containing protein isoform X4 → MEMTAEAEAEERRREHWKLLSSLKTTVEGLVSTNNPNVWSRYGGLERLHKDMNNILSHGLKNEQVYYKQRDYWPFVWCVRYISPHLASHVEQFSHLEPVLSSGMQSAGESYKAERWLLHSLQVHMLSAQLRPLLRHLGHTRKYYNDDAFLLSEPHVTAMFQCLEAVEQNNPKLLAQVDTVGLSPLKSPPCLGLLKSQSLCVLPGAGGAWPSADPTLRADPLNRRLTTSNCSLREAVETSHSPASSTGPASQPSCSTSTTSQVGSLGAPWVCVTRPGESERGTTPPPGPVSVPSISLTEAPSPPSSQPDPGDSAECDSDDGPEYLAIGNLGQRSRSESRSSTHSSEQDEIKEQTMPRSSLSAGPAPTRRSSFSEGQKVPSRGSRGHARSFSDTGLNQKLRNGDGRRKITIIIEDPVAESAGESCCMNDYGPLSSQYHDASTSGSFYMESHGSQYSSAPDGMFRKPLEGQSLISYLSEQDFGSCADLEKENAHFSISESLIAAIELMKYNLQRREEEGEEDGDSDCEIQQLKQKIRLRRQQIRRSRLPPCSSNQHSFHLTDSSSSRRSSQDSYQGLSDSGSAEEVEECELRDADIKRSVSSSGRSFLSSESISPSFLQSNSAESVAMGLLRQFEGMQLPAASELDWLVPEHDAPQKLLPIPDSLPISPDDGEHADIYKLRIRVRGNLEWAPPRPQIIFNIHPASKRKTVVAKQNYRCAGCGTRIDPDYIRRLRYCEYLGRYFCQCCHENAQAVVPGRVLRKWDFGKYYVSNFARDLLSKIAGDPLFNPNDINSGLYKKVKALGTVRDFRVQLFHMKNLFKTCRFAKEVLEQFDLVPGHLTEDLHLFSLNDLTAVRNGTLATRLKELLKLGTLHVAGCVLCQAKGFVCEFCGNDKDIIFPFQLSKCQRCEDCHACYHRTCFRTGKDCPRCRRLAERRERMARKNMEEQEDEGGGT
- the rubcn gene encoding run domain Beclin-1-interacting and cysteine-rich domain-containing protein isoform X1, with protein sequence MEMTAEAEAEERRREHWKLLSSLKTTVEGLVSTNNPNVWSRYGGLERLHKDMNNILSHGLKNEQVYYKQRDYWPFVWCVRYISPHLASHVEQFSHLEPVLSSGMQSAGESYKAERWLLHSLQVHMLSAQLRPLLRHLGHTRKYYNDDAFLLSEPHVTAMFQCLEAVEQNNPKLLAQVDTVGLSPLKSPPCLGLLKSQSLCVLPGAGGAWPSADPTLRADPLNRRLTTSNCSLREAVETSHSPASSTGPASQPSCSTSTTSQVGSLGAPWVCVTRPGESERGTTPPPGPVSVPSISLTEAPSPPSSQPDPGDSAECDSDDGPEYLAIGNLGQRSRSESRSSTHSSEQDEIKEQTMPRSSLSAGPAPTRRSSFSEGQKVPSRGSRGHARSFSDTGLNQKLRNGDGRRKITIIIEDPVAESAGESCCMNDYGPLSSQYHDASTSGSFYMESHGSQYSSAPDGMFRKPLEGQSLISYLSEQDFGSCADLEKENAHFSISESLIAAIELMKYNLQRREEEGEEDGDSDCEIQQLKQKIRLRRQQIRRSRLPPCSSNQHSFHLTDSSSSRRSSQDSYQGLSDSGSAEEVEECELRDGCEGQSLLAVSQNGLSLSLASLFSDADIKRSVSSSGRSFLSSESISPSFLQSNSAESVAMGLLRQFEGMQLPAASELDWLVPEHDAPQKLLPIPDSLPISPDDGEHADIYKLRIRVRGNLEWAPPRPQIIFNIHPASKRKTVVAKQNYRCAGCGTRIDPDYIRRLRYCEYLGRYFCQCCHENAQAVVPGRVLRKWDFGKYYVSNFARDLLSKIAGDPLFNPNDINSGLYKKVKALGTVRDFRVQLFHMKNLFKTCRFAKEVLEQFDLVPGHLTEDLHLFSLNDLTAVRNGTLATRLKELLKLGTLHVAGCVLCQAKGFVCEFCGNDKDIIFPFQLSKCQRCEDCHACYHRTCFRTGKDCPRCRRLAERRERMARKNMEEQEDEGGGT